Proteins encoded by one window of Candidatus Abyssobacteria bacterium SURF_5:
- a CDS encoding CRISPR-associated endonuclease Cas3'', producing the protein MKSYQEKALAHSTEDGRFQLLAEHLQGTSKLSSHFAQNFGCADWAGLAGLWHDLGKYSEDFQRYIRGKPGKIDHSTYGAMKACEKFGLPGRLIAYLIAGHHAGLPDWQSEDSGLSGLAQRLENAKLRDIVNNLPENILTQKLPPEKPPAGADPSMWIRMLFSCLVDADFLDTEAFVNPEKFASREGYPELKELLPSFNAFMQRKTAKAEKTTVNTTRAEILRQCISKAFLEPHIFSMTVPTGGGKTLSSMAFALNHALEHGKRRIIYVIPFTSIIEQTADQFREIFGDAVLEHHSNIDFTEDGEPLRRNLAAENWDAPIIVTTTVQFFESLYASRPSRCRKLHNIVNSVVILDEAQVLPPDLLNPILKALAELYKNYGVTLLLTTATQPAFSPRQSIDFDFAGLPGIREIIENPDLLHARLKRVTVQIPEDLHQELAWEELARQLLEHPTVLCIVNRRDDCKRLYRQMPDGTIHLSALMCGAHRSKVIAEIKRQLQALIPIRVISTQLVEAGVDLDFPVVYRAIAGLDSIAQAAGRCNREGQLAWGSVKLFVPEGKAPAGYLRQAAEIGRRLLISTGEEDPLAPERFTKYFQELYWLRADRLDAKGILKDLMPDPQLRFSFRTAASKFQIIDEAQQATVLVRYVDGVRLIDLLRKKGPERWLMRKLQRYVVNIPRYKVNGLLKGGQIEELFPSIYVQSDIGHYDQVLGFCPESQPFEPDDLIV; encoded by the coding sequence ATGAAATCCTATCAAGAAAAGGCGCTAGCCCATAGTACCGAAGATGGCAGATTTCAACTCCTCGCAGAACACCTTCAAGGAACCTCCAAATTATCCTCACATTTTGCGCAAAACTTTGGCTGTGCCGATTGGGCAGGCTTGGCGGGCTTATGGCACGACCTTGGCAAATATTCAGAGGATTTTCAGCGCTATATCAGGGGAAAGCCAGGGAAGATTGATCATTCAACATACGGGGCGATGAAGGCGTGCGAAAAGTTCGGGCTCCCCGGTCGCTTGATTGCCTACCTTATTGCCGGACATCATGCAGGGCTGCCCGATTGGCAATCCGAAGATTCCGGCTTATCTGGGCTCGCACAACGACTCGAAAACGCGAAACTCCGTGACATTGTAAACAACCTGCCCGAAAATATTCTCACCCAGAAGTTGCCGCCGGAGAAACCGCCCGCCGGTGCCGATCCCTCAATGTGGATAAGGATGCTCTTCTCATGCCTCGTTGACGCCGACTTTCTTGATACGGAGGCATTTGTGAATCCCGAAAAGTTCGCGAGCAGAGAGGGCTATCCTGAATTGAAGGAACTCCTGCCGTCATTCAATGCATTCATGCAGAGAAAAACTGCAAAAGCGGAGAAAACCACCGTCAACACAACAAGAGCGGAAATACTGCGCCAATGCATCTCGAAAGCATTCCTTGAGCCACATATTTTTTCCATGACAGTCCCTACGGGCGGTGGCAAGACTCTCTCCTCGATGGCGTTCGCCCTGAATCATGCCCTGGAACATGGCAAACGCCGCATCATCTACGTTATCCCATTCACAAGCATCATTGAACAGACTGCCGATCAGTTCAGGGAAATATTCGGCGACGCGGTCCTTGAGCATCACAGCAATATTGATTTCACGGAAGACGGGGAGCCTTTGAGGCGCAACCTTGCTGCCGAAAATTGGGACGCCCCAATAATCGTGACAACAACCGTGCAGTTTTTTGAGTCGCTTTATGCATCTCGGCCTAGTCGCTGTAGGAAGCTTCATAATATCGTCAATAGTGTTGTTATCCTCGACGAAGCACAGGTCCTTCCGCCCGACCTTCTCAACCCCATCCTGAAGGCATTGGCAGAGCTTTACAAGAATTATGGAGTGACGCTGCTGCTCACTACGGCAACCCAACCTGCGTTCTCGCCCAGACAATCTATTGATTTTGATTTTGCGGGGTTGCCTGGTATCCGCGAGATCATTGAAAATCCTGATCTTCTCCACGCGCGCCTAAAACGAGTAACTGTACAAATACCCGAAGACCTGCACCAGGAACTCGCATGGGAAGAACTCGCCCGACAGCTTTTGGAGCACCCGACGGTGCTATGCATTGTGAACCGGCGCGACGACTGCAAGAGACTCTACAGACAGATGCCTGACGGAACCATACATCTTTCGGCACTTATGTGCGGCGCGCATCGTTCGAAGGTCATTGCAGAGATAAAGCGGCAGCTTCAGGCGCTTATCCCAATTCGTGTCATTAGCACGCAACTGGTGGAGGCCGGTGTTGACCTTGATTTTCCGGTTGTATATCGGGCTATTGCCGGCCTGGACTCCATAGCCCAAGCCGCGGGCAGATGCAACAGAGAAGGCCAATTAGCATGGGGAAGCGTCAAGCTTTTTGTGCCAGAGGGTAAGGCCCCTGCAGGATATTTGAGGCAAGCTGCTGAAATCGGTCGGAGGTTGCTGATATCCACTGGAGAAGAAGACCCTCTTGCGCCGGAACGATTTACGAAGTATTTCCAAGAACTCTACTGGCTGCGCGCGGATAGGCTCGATGCCAAAGGCATACTGAAAGACCTCATGCCCGATCCGCAATTGCGTTTCAGTTTTCGAACGGCAGCCTCGAAATTCCAAATAATTGACGAAGCCCAACAGGCGACTGTGCTCGTTCGATACGTTGACGGAGTAAGGTTGATAGACTTGTTGAGAAAGAAGGGCCCCGAACGATGGCTGATGAGAAAGCTGCAAAGATATGTGGTCAACATCCCACGGTACAAGGTAAACGGACTCCTCAAGGGGGGGCAAATAGAAGAGCTTTTCCCCAGCATCTACGTTCAGTCGGACATCGGGCATTACGATCAAGTTCTTGGTTTTTGCCCCGAAAGTCAACCATTTGAGCCCGACGACCTGATTGTATAA
- the cas5c gene encoding type I-C CRISPR-associated protein Cas5, translated as MSQRRSRPLLLKVWGQNACFTRPEMKVERVSYDVMTPSAARGILDAILWKPAIAWHITQIDVLKPIRWESVRRNEVGCVMSPRSNGFFVEKERQQRAGLFLRDVAYTVHAYFELVGGAGSADNVPKFEEMFARRIEKGQCFHRPYLGCREFAANFEPCIGKPPTPEPINKDLGWMLYDMHYGAEEPTPRFFRAFLEGGTLKVPPFDSEEVRG; from the coding sequence ATGTCTCAACGGCGAAGTCGTCCCCTGCTTCTCAAGGTATGGGGGCAGAACGCATGTTTCACGCGTCCTGAAATGAAAGTAGAGCGTGTATCTTACGACGTAATGACCCCTTCTGCCGCGCGTGGGATTCTCGATGCTATTCTCTGGAAACCTGCCATCGCCTGGCATATTACGCAAATTGATGTGCTAAAGCCGATCCGGTGGGAATCCGTCCGGCGAAATGAAGTCGGTTGCGTCATGTCACCCCGCAGCAATGGTTTTTTTGTCGAGAAAGAACGACAGCAGCGCGCGGGGCTTTTCCTTCGCGATGTCGCCTACACAGTCCACGCTTACTTCGAATTGGTCGGCGGGGCGGGTTCCGCGGACAACGTTCCCAAGTTTGAAGAAATGTTCGCGCGAAGGATAGAAAAGGGTCAATGTTTTCATAGGCCCTATTTGGGATGCCGGGAATTTGCGGCGAATTTCGAGCCATGCATTGGCAAACCGCCGACTCCTGAACCAATCAATAAAGACCTTGGCTGGATGCTCTATGATATGCATTACGGCGCTGAAGAGCCCACGCCTCGCTTCTTCCGCGCGTTTCTTGAAGGCGGTACACTGAAGGTTCCGCCTTTCGACAGCGAGGAGGTGCGAGGATGA
- the cas8c gene encoding type I-C CRISPR-associated protein Cas8c/Csd1: MILQALVGYYRRISLERSFGVAPRGFEVKEIPFIITISKEGQFLGIDDTRDNAGKKGARKYVVPKSVKKSVNIAANLLWGTPAYVFGMPKPDETKAPEKLTQRAEKQRQSFISKIRETFSEPVTDRGVAAVLHFLEGSERNKVFGHPLWPEIQETGANLSFKVMGENILACQSDAVAMAIDSANQEAIGGRLQPCLVMGELDVPSRLHAPIRGVRGAQSSGANIVSFNLNAFNSYGKEQGYNAPVGAKAEHAYTTALNLLLAKDSRQRIQVGDATTVFWAEQAHKMEEWFADFFGELPADQSEQDNEAVRTLFLAPRMGAPPLEDDYTRFFVLGLAPNASRIAVRFWYEGTVGEVARNIKQHFNDCSIVHGPKERDYLSIFRLLVSTAQLGKAENIQPLLAGEMMKSILNGTPYPATLLSSAIRRIRAEQSKNDANGKPLQNVTYPRACLIKGVLVRNARYYDTGEKEVGMSLDRENANAGYLLGRLFAVLEKAQERANPGINATIRDRYYGAASSTPLTAFPHLLKLKNHHISKLESRGEAVNLEKQIGEIMAGVKDFPALLNLQDQGKFAIGYYHQREEFFKKRDARDGEEDHE; the protein is encoded by the coding sequence ATGATTTTGCAAGCGTTGGTTGGATACTATCGGCGCATTTCCCTCGAACGAAGTTTTGGAGTAGCCCCAAGAGGCTTCGAAGTGAAGGAAATTCCATTTATCATTACCATTTCAAAGGAGGGACAATTTCTAGGCATCGATGATACACGCGATAATGCGGGGAAGAAGGGAGCGCGAAAATACGTAGTCCCGAAGTCAGTGAAGAAGTCAGTGAATATAGCCGCAAACCTTTTGTGGGGGACCCCGGCATATGTTTTTGGAATGCCGAAACCGGATGAAACCAAAGCACCCGAAAAGCTCACTCAAAGAGCGGAGAAACAAAGACAAAGCTTCATCTCCAAAATAAGAGAAACATTCTCTGAACCTGTGACCGATCGAGGCGTGGCCGCTGTGCTGCATTTTCTTGAGGGCTCGGAACGAAACAAGGTATTCGGTCACCCCTTATGGCCGGAAATTCAAGAAACTGGTGCGAACCTCAGCTTCAAAGTAATGGGCGAAAATATCCTTGCCTGCCAGAGTGATGCAGTTGCAATGGCTATTGATTCAGCCAATCAAGAAGCGATAGGTGGTCGTCTGCAACCATGCCTCGTTATGGGCGAATTAGATGTCCCATCTCGCCTTCATGCTCCAATCAGAGGAGTTCGCGGCGCACAATCCTCCGGAGCAAATATAGTATCCTTCAACCTCAATGCGTTTAACTCCTATGGAAAAGAACAGGGATACAATGCGCCTGTGGGCGCGAAGGCCGAACATGCTTACACCACTGCCCTCAACCTCCTGCTGGCGAAGGATTCGAGGCAGCGCATTCAGGTTGGAGATGCCACGACTGTCTTTTGGGCCGAGCAGGCCCATAAGATGGAAGAGTGGTTCGCGGATTTTTTTGGTGAGCTTCCGGCAGACCAGTCTGAACAGGATAATGAAGCTGTTCGGACTCTCTTCCTTGCTCCCCGCATGGGAGCGCCTCCCCTTGAGGACGACTACACGCGGTTCTTTGTTCTCGGGCTTGCGCCCAATGCCTCCCGAATTGCTGTACGCTTCTGGTATGAAGGAACAGTGGGGGAGGTAGCTCGCAACATCAAACAACACTTCAATGATTGCTCGATAGTCCATGGGCCGAAAGAGCGAGACTATCTTTCAATATTTCGGCTGTTGGTTTCCACAGCGCAACTGGGAAAAGCTGAGAATATTCAACCTCTTCTCGCCGGAGAGATGATGAAATCAATTTTAAATGGCACCCCTTACCCTGCAACCCTGCTTTCGTCTGCAATAAGACGAATCAGGGCCGAGCAATCCAAAAATGATGCGAATGGAAAACCACTTCAAAATGTAACGTATCCCCGTGCATGTCTCATCAAGGGAGTTCTTGTGAGAAATGCGAGATACTACGACACGGGAGAAAAGGAGGTCGGCATGTCGCTCGACAGGGAGAATGCAAACGCTGGCTATCTGCTGGGACGCCTTTTTGCCGTCCTGGAGAAGGCGCAAGAACGCGCAAACCCGGGAATCAATGCAACCATAAGGGACAGGTACTATGGGGCGGCATCCAGTACGCCTCTTACTGCTTTTCCCCATCTGCTCAAACTCAAGAATCATCACATATCGAAACTCGAAAGCAGGGGAGAGGCTGTCAACCTGGAGAAGCAGATAGGGGAGATCATGGCCGGCGTCAAGGACTTCCCGGCGCTCCTAAACCTGCAAGACCAGGGAAAATTCGCCATCGGATATTACCATCAAAGAGAGGAATTCTTCAAAAAGAGAGATGCAAGAGACGGGGAGGAAGACCATGAATAA
- the cas7c gene encoding type I-C CRISPR-associated protein Cas7/Csd2: MNNAIANRYDFVLLFDVKDGNPNGDPDAGNLPRVDPETGHGLVTDVCLKRKVRNYVALVKEEKPPYEIYVKEKAILNKQHERAYEALGIDLEPESKKRKGGDRVNDACGWMCSNFYDVRTFGAVMSLGVNCGQVRGPVQLTFARSIDQVIPLEHSITRMAVATEAEAEKQQGDNRTMGRKFTLPYALYRCHGFISAPLAAQTGFGEEDINLLWESLKNMFEHDRSAARGEMATRKLIAFRHDSQYGNAPAHVLFNRLTVSRADSTKPPRSFSDYEVGLDREGLPSGITILEML, encoded by the coding sequence ATGAATAATGCAATTGCCAACCGGTATGACTTCGTATTGCTCTTCGACGTGAAAGATGGAAATCCTAACGGAGACCCGGACGCGGGCAACCTTCCCCGCGTGGACCCGGAGACTGGACATGGGCTTGTCACTGATGTGTGCCTGAAGCGCAAGGTGCGGAATTACGTCGCTCTCGTTAAAGAAGAAAAACCCCCTTACGAAATCTATGTTAAGGAAAAAGCAATCCTGAATAAACAACATGAAAGAGCATATGAGGCGCTTGGAATCGACCTTGAGCCGGAGAGCAAGAAGAGAAAAGGCGGCGACAGGGTCAACGATGCCTGCGGATGGATGTGCAGCAACTTCTATGATGTTAGAACTTTCGGCGCTGTGATGTCATTGGGGGTAAATTGTGGACAGGTGCGGGGACCAGTGCAGCTGACTTTCGCCCGAAGCATAGATCAAGTAATACCCCTGGAACATAGCATCACTCGGATGGCCGTAGCCACCGAAGCCGAAGCCGAAAAACAGCAGGGTGACAATCGCACGATGGGCCGAAAATTCACACTCCCGTATGCTCTTTACAGATGTCATGGGTTCATCTCGGCTCCTCTAGCCGCACAAACAGGTTTCGGCGAAGAAGACATCAATCTTCTTTGGGAGTCTCTTAAAAATATGTTCGAGCACGACCGCTCAGCGGCTCGGGGTGAAATGGCGACAAGAAAACTCATTGCTTTCCGGCACGACAGCCAATACGGCAATGCTCCTGCACATGTCCTGTTCAACAGGCTCACCGTGAGTCGCGCCGATTCCACAAAGCCGCCCCGGTCTTTCAGCGATTATGAGGTCGGTCTTGATAGGGAGGGGCTGCCGTCAGGGATCACTATACTTGAAATGCTCTAA
- the cas4 gene encoding CRISPR-associated protein Cas4 — MFTEDDLLPISAIEHLVFCERQCALIHLEQVWSENLFTAEGRILHNKTHSDEATESRGDIRIARGLRLHSLRLGLAGMADVVEFHRVKETQSSGEQMSPAVTLPPAVALPGVNGLWRPFPIEYKRGKLRHEEGFEVQLCAEALCLEEMMHVHVPAGAVFYGKTVRRLDIVFDAGLRSRTEDAAARLHILFRERKTPKARYEKKCDKCSLFSLCMPKTTGLRKDVQHYLRDAMSFGDQAKRKGSY, encoded by the coding sequence ATGTTCACCGAAGATGATCTTTTGCCCATATCTGCGATTGAGCATCTGGTGTTCTGCGAGCGGCAGTGCGCCCTGATTCATCTGGAGCAGGTGTGGAGCGAGAACTTGTTCACGGCCGAGGGAAGAATCCTGCACAACAAAACTCATTCCGATGAGGCCACCGAATCGCGAGGAGACATTCGAATCGCGCGAGGACTGCGTCTGCATTCCCTCAGGCTCGGTCTTGCGGGCATGGCCGACGTCGTCGAGTTCCATAGAGTAAAAGAAACCCAATCTTCGGGCGAACAAATGTCTCCGGCGGTAACGCTTCCGCCGGCGGTCGCGTTGCCCGGCGTCAATGGCCTGTGGCGGCCGTTCCCCATCGAATACAAGCGCGGCAAGCTGCGGCACGAGGAAGGTTTCGAAGTGCAATTGTGCGCCGAAGCCCTCTGCCTCGAAGAAATGATGCATGTGCACGTGCCCGCCGGAGCCGTCTTCTACGGCAAAACCGTGCGCCGGCTGGATATCGTCTTTGATGCCGGTCTCCGCTCCAGAACCGAGGACGCTGCCGCGCGGCTGCACATCTTGTTTCGAGAGCGTAAGACACCAAAAGCGCGTTATGAGAAAAAATGCGATAAGTGCTCTTTGTTCTCCCTGTGCATGCCCAAGACAACTGGACTGCGCAAAGACGTACAGCATTATCTGAGAGACGCCATGTCATTCGGTGACCAGGCGAAAAGGAAAGGATCGTATTGA